TGTTATCCGGAGGCGGTCACAACGCTTTTTCACGGTATGAGCGCGGTGAGCTTCTGCCACCGAAGCCACTGGTTCTGTTGATGCGATTGCTCGATCGTCACCCTCATTTGCTCGCCGACGCCAAGGTATTGGCCGAAGGCGCTGACCTGCGGGGCTTCACTCATACCGTGAACACAGGGCAGAAGGCACTGAAGGCCTGCTGAACAGAAACAATAAACCCGGCCAGGCCGGGTTTATTGTTTCAAGCATCGATCAATGCAGAATCTGGCTCAAGAACAACTTGGTCCGATCATTCTGCGGGTTGTCGAAGAAGTCATTCGGTGCCGCTTGCTCAACGATCTCGCCCTTGTCCATGAAGATCACGCGGTTGGCCACGGTGCGGGCAAAGCCCATCTCGTGGGTCACGCACAACATGGTCATGCCGTCTTCGGCCAGGCCGATCATGGTGTCCAGCACCTCTTTCACCATTTCCGGGTCGAGTGCCGAAGTCGGCTCATCGAACAGCATGATTTTCGGCTTCATACACAAGGCACGGGCAATCGCCACACGCTGTTGCTGGCCGCCGGACAACTGCCCCGGAAACTTGTGGGCCTGCTCCGGGATGCGCACGCGCTCCAGGTAGTGCATGGCAATTTCTTCGGCCTTGCGCTTGGGCATCTTGCGCACCCACATCGGCGCCAGCGTGCAGTTCTGCAGGATGGTCAGGTGCGGGAACAGGTTGAAGTGCTGGAACACCATGCCGACTTCACGGCGGATCGCTTCGATCTGCTTGAGGTCGTTGGTCAGCTCAACGCCATCGACCACGATGCGGCCCTGCTGATGCTCTTCCAAGCGGTTGAGGCAGCGGATGGTGGTGGACTTGCCCGAACCCGACGGTCCGCACAGCACGATACGCTCGCCCTGCTTGACGTTCAGGTTGATGTCTTTCAACACGTGGAACTGGCCGTACCACTTGTTGACGCCCTGCATCTGGATAATGCCTTCAGGGCCCACAGGCTGTTTGATTGCTTCGCTCATCAAAAGAACTCCTAACGCTTGTGGCCTGTGTCGAGCTTGCGTTCCAGATGCATGGAATAGCGCGACATACCAAAACAGAAAATCCAGAACACCAGGGCGGCGAACACGTAGCCTTCGGTGGCCATGCCCAGCCATTTGGGGTCGGCGGCGGCTTGCTTGACGCTGTTGAGCAGGTCGAACAGGCCGATGATGATCACCAGGCTGGTGTCCTTGAACAGCGCGATGAAGGTGTTGACGATCCCTGGGATCACCAGCTTCAGCGCTTGCGGCAGGATCACCAGGCCCATGCTGCGCCAGTAACCCAGGCCCATCGCCGCGGCAGCTTCGTACTGCCCTTTAGGGATGGCCTGCAAGCCGCCGCGCACCACTTCGGCGACGTAGGCCGACTGGAACAGGATCACACCGATCAGCGCCCGCAGCAGCTTGTCAAAGTTCATGCCTTCGGGCAGGAACAACGGCAGCATTACCGAGGACATAAACAGTACGGTGATCAGCGGCACGCCGCGCCAGAACTCGATGAACGTCACGCAGACCACACGAATCGCCGGCATGTTCGAACGTCGCCCCAAGGCCAGCACGATGCCCAGCGGCAAGGCGCCGGCGATACCGACGGTGGCGATCACCAGGGTCAACATCAGGCCGCCCCATTGGCTGGTGGCCACGGTGGCCAGGCCAAACACACCGCCATGCAGCAGGAAGAAGGCGATGATCGGGTACAACACCAGGAAGCCCAGCCCGTAGATCGCCTTGCGCGGGAAGCGCGAGATGAACAACGGTGCCACGCCGACGATGGCCAGCCACACGGTCAGGTCCACGCGCCAGCGCAGGTCGCCGGGGTAGTAGCCGTACATGAACTGCCCGAAGCGCTGTTGGATGAACACCCAGCAGGCGCCCTCCTTGGTGCAGTCGGCGCGGGTAGTGCCGACCCAGTTGGCATCCAGGATGGCCCAATGCAGGATCGGCGGCACCACCAGGTACACCAAGTAGATCGACAGCAAGGTCAGCAGGGTGTTGAGCCAACTGGAAAACAGGTTGGCGCGCATCCATGCCATCGGCCCGAAGACTTTGCTCGGCGGCGGCGTATCAGGTTTGAAAGTATGCGAACTCATGTGCGTTTCCTCACCGCTCGATCAGCGCAATGCGCTTGTTGTACCAGTTCATCAGCAGAGAAATGCTGATGCTGATCGCCAGGTACACGCTCATGGTGATGGCAATGACTTCGATCGCCTGGCCGGTCTGGTTAAGCACCGTGCCGGCGAACAGCGAAACCATTTCCGGGTAACCGATACCGGCGGCCAACGACGAGTTCTTCGCCAGGTTGAGGTATTGGCTGGTCAGCGGCGGAATAATCACCCGCAGCGCCTGCGGGATGATGACCTTGCGCAGCGTGGGACCGTTGCGCAGGCCCAGGGAGCGAGCGGCTTCGGTCTGGCCGTGGCTGACGGACTTGATGCCCGAGCGCACGATCTCGGCGATAAACGCCGCCGTGTACACCGTCAACGCCAGGGTCAATGCCAGCAGTTCGGGGATCAATACCCAGCCGCCGACGAAGTTGAAGCCCTGCAGCTTGGGCATTTCCCAATGCAGCGGTGCGCCGAAGATCAACGCGCACAGCGCCGGGATCAGCACGAACAGCGCCAGGCCCGCCCAGAATTTATGGAACGGAACGCCCGTGGCTTCAAATCGCTTGTTGGCCCAGCGCGCCATCAGCACGATTGCCACGATGGCCAGCACCATGCTCGCCACGAACGGCCAGAAACCATCAGCGGCGAGCGCTGCCGGCATATTCAGACCACGGCTGCTGACAAAGAAGGTGTCGCCGAAATTATGGCTGTTACGCGGCCCTGGCATGGTCAGGAACACCGCGAAGTACCAGAACAGGATCTGCAACAGCGGCGGAATGTTGCGGAAGATTTCCACGTACACCGTCGCCAGCTTGTTGATCATCCAGTTCGACGACAAGCGCGCCACGCCGACGATAAAGCCGAGCAGGGTCGCCAGGATCACGCCGATGAACGTCACCAGCAAGGTGTTGAGCAAGCCGATCACAAACACCCGGGCATAGCTGTCCGATTCGGTGTAGTCGATCAAATGCTGCGCGATGCCGAAGCCGGCACTGCGTTCAAGAAAGTCGAAACCCGAGGTGATGCCCCGGTGCTGAAGGTTAGTCTGGGTATTGTTGAAGAGGTACCAGCCCAGCGAGACCACCGCCACAATCGTGATGATCTGGAAGAGCCACGCACGCACTTTGGGGTCGCTGAAGCTGAGCTTCTGCTTGGGTGCGCCGATTTGATTTTGCATGAAGTGCCCCGGAAAGAA
The sequence above is drawn from the Pseudomonas quebecensis genome and encodes:
- a CDS encoding amino acid ABC transporter permease, producing MQNQIGAPKQKLSFSDPKVRAWLFQIITIVAVVSLGWYLFNNTQTNLQHRGITSGFDFLERSAGFGIAQHLIDYTESDSYARVFVIGLLNTLLVTFIGVILATLLGFIVGVARLSSNWMINKLATVYVEIFRNIPPLLQILFWYFAVFLTMPGPRNSHNFGDTFFVSSRGLNMPAALAADGFWPFVASMVLAIVAIVLMARWANKRFEATGVPFHKFWAGLALFVLIPALCALIFGAPLHWEMPKLQGFNFVGGWVLIPELLALTLALTVYTAAFIAEIVRSGIKSVSHGQTEAARSLGLRNGPTLRKVIIPQALRVIIPPLTSQYLNLAKNSSLAAGIGYPEMVSLFAGTVLNQTGQAIEVIAITMSVYLAISISISLLMNWYNKRIALIER
- a CDS encoding amino acid ABC transporter ATP-binding protein; the encoded protein is MSEAIKQPVGPEGIIQMQGVNKWYGQFHVLKDINLNVKQGERIVLCGPSGSGKSTTIRCLNRLEEHQQGRIVVDGVELTNDLKQIEAIRREVGMVFQHFNLFPHLTILQNCTLAPMWVRKMPKRKAEEIAMHYLERVRIPEQAHKFPGQLSGGQQQRVAIARALCMKPKIMLFDEPTSALDPEMVKEVLDTMIGLAEDGMTMLCVTHEMGFARTVANRVIFMDKGEIVEQAAPNDFFDNPQNDRTKLFLSQILH
- a CDS encoding amino acid ABC transporter permease → MSSHTFKPDTPPPSKVFGPMAWMRANLFSSWLNTLLTLLSIYLVYLVVPPILHWAILDANWVGTTRADCTKEGACWVFIQQRFGQFMYGYYPGDLRWRVDLTVWLAIVGVAPLFISRFPRKAIYGLGFLVLYPIIAFFLLHGGVFGLATVATSQWGGLMLTLVIATVGIAGALPLGIVLALGRRSNMPAIRVVCVTFIEFWRGVPLITVLFMSSVMLPLFLPEGMNFDKLLRALIGVILFQSAYVAEVVRGGLQAIPKGQYEAAAAMGLGYWRSMGLVILPQALKLVIPGIVNTFIALFKDTSLVIIIGLFDLLNSVKQAAADPKWLGMATEGYVFAALVFWIFCFGMSRYSMHLERKLDTGHKR